In a single window of the Myxococcus stipitatus genome:
- a CDS encoding GNAT family N-acetyltransferase, with protein sequence MSSHLPSDDIPPRREPVPLVAPPVVLEGTWVRLEPLGLEHAPALQALCEPDIFTHFSQVLRTREDVESYIRAALRGAEAGVERPFVILGQKTGEALGSTRYLDIQREHRTLEVGSTWLARRAWRTVVNTECKYLLFRHAFESLGVMRVQLKTDRRNTRSRAAIERVGARFEGILRHHMLVRGGQVRDSAYYAVIDTEWPEVKARLEAMLRREG encoded by the coding sequence ATGAGCAGCCACCTTCCCTCCGACGACATCCCTCCGCGACGGGAGCCGGTGCCGCTCGTCGCGCCCCCGGTCGTCCTGGAGGGCACGTGGGTGCGACTGGAGCCGCTGGGGCTCGAGCACGCGCCGGCGCTCCAGGCGCTGTGCGAGCCCGACATCTTCACCCACTTCTCCCAGGTGCTGCGCACGCGCGAGGACGTGGAGTCCTACATCCGCGCGGCGCTGCGGGGCGCGGAGGCCGGGGTCGAGCGGCCCTTCGTCATCCTGGGACAGAAGACGGGGGAGGCGCTGGGCTCCACCCGCTACCTGGACATCCAGCGCGAGCACCGGACGTTGGAGGTGGGCTCCACGTGGCTGGCGCGGCGCGCGTGGCGCACCGTCGTGAACACCGAGTGCAAGTACCTGCTGTTCCGCCACGCCTTCGAGTCGCTGGGCGTCATGCGCGTGCAGCTCAAGACGGACCGGCGCAACACGCGCTCGCGCGCCGCCATCGAGCGGGTGGGCGCCCGCTTCGAGGGCATCCTCCGCCACCACATGCTGGTGCGCGGCGGCCAGGTGCGCGACAGCGCCTACTACGCCGTCATCGACACGGAGTGGCCGGAGGTGAAGGCCCGGCTGGAGGCGATGCTCCGGCGGGAGGGGTAG
- the hpf gene encoding ribosome hibernation-promoting factor, HPF/YfiA family, translating to MQFNITFRQFGASDSLKEYAREKVERVNRLLDRAGEAHVVLSLERHLHHADITIHSGAWVLRGRDKSDDMYASIDLAMDKIERQLRRYRDKLKTHHGRERVHHRQDLVNHLKVRHAVFEVPDTEELAAVAEKPAVSGAEAPKATPVVSAASSPATRVVSSTQLTVKPLSVDEAVMQMNLMNNDFYVFHNVESDALGIVYRRKDGQYGLIEPHEPAPLAAAAGT from the coding sequence ATGCAGTTCAACATCACCTTCCGTCAGTTCGGGGCGTCGGATTCCCTCAAGGAGTACGCACGCGAGAAGGTAGAGCGGGTGAACAGGCTGTTGGATAGAGCGGGCGAGGCCCACGTGGTCCTCTCCCTGGAGCGGCATCTCCACCACGCGGACATCACCATCCACTCCGGCGCCTGGGTCCTCCGAGGCCGGGACAAGAGCGATGACATGTACGCGTCCATCGACCTGGCGATGGACAAGATCGAACGCCAGCTGCGGCGCTACCGGGACAAGCTGAAGACGCATCACGGCCGCGAGCGCGTCCACCACCGACAGGACCTGGTGAATCACCTGAAGGTGCGCCACGCCGTCTTCGAGGTCCCCGACACGGAGGAGCTGGCGGCCGTCGCGGAGAAGCCCGCGGTGAGCGGCGCCGAGGCGCCCAAGGCCACCCCGGTGGTCTCCGCGGCCTCCTCGCCCGCGACGCGCGTGGTGAGCTCCACGCAGCTGACCGTCAAGCCGCTGTCCGTGGACGAGGCGGTGATGCAGATGAACCTGATGAACAACGACTTCTACGTCTTCCACAACGTGGAGTCGGACGCGCTGGGCATCGTCTACCGGCGCAAGGATGGGCAGTACGGCCTCATCGAGCCGCACGAGCCGGCGCCGCTGGCCGCCGCCGCGGGCACCTGA
- a CDS encoding PTS sugar transporter subunit IIA, translated as MRIAEFLSPQAVIADMQSRTKPEVLRELSATLVRAHPQLQEDRLVDVLREREKLGSTGIGEGVAIPHGKLPGMTQLQAAFGVSRAGVDFEAIDGKATHLFFALVAPENSAGVHLKALARISRLFKNPRFRAAILEAPSAADIHALIIQEDARP; from the coding sequence GTGAGAATCGCCGAGTTCCTCAGCCCCCAAGCCGTCATCGCGGACATGCAGTCGCGGACGAAGCCAGAGGTGTTGCGCGAGCTGAGCGCGACGCTGGTGCGGGCCCATCCGCAGCTGCAGGAAGACCGCCTGGTCGACGTGCTTCGCGAGCGCGAGAAGCTGGGCAGCACCGGCATCGGCGAGGGCGTGGCCATCCCCCACGGCAAGCTGCCGGGCATGACGCAGCTGCAGGCCGCCTTCGGCGTGTCCCGGGCGGGCGTGGACTTCGAGGCCATCGACGGCAAGGCCACCCACCTGTTCTTCGCCCTGGTGGCGCCGGAGAACAGCGCGGGCGTCCACCTCAAGGCGCTCGCTCGCATCTCCCGCCTCTTCAAGAACCCCCGCTTCCGGGCCGCCATCCTCGAGGCGCCCTCGGCCGCGGACATCCACGCCCTCATCATCCAGGAAGACGCCCGGCCCTGA
- the dtd gene encoding D-aminoacyl-tRNA deacylase, protein MRAVVQRVLEASVTVDGQRVSQMGPGLLVLLGVGKGDTEADVAWMVEKLATLRIFEDADGKMNLSLEDTSRQLIVVSQFTLYGDARKGRRPSFIDAMEPTVAKALYERACEALRQRGLAVGTGVFAADMKVALVNDGPVTLLLESPGPAAPRG, encoded by the coding sequence ATGCGAGCGGTGGTGCAGCGGGTGCTGGAGGCGTCCGTGACGGTGGACGGGCAGCGGGTCAGCCAGATGGGCCCGGGCCTGCTCGTGCTCCTGGGCGTGGGCAAGGGCGACACGGAGGCGGACGTGGCGTGGATGGTGGAGAAGCTGGCCACCCTGCGCATCTTCGAGGACGCGGACGGGAAGATGAACCTGTCCCTCGAGGACACCTCGAGGCAGCTCATCGTGGTGAGCCAGTTCACCCTCTACGGCGACGCGCGCAAGGGCCGGCGCCCCAGCTTCATCGACGCCATGGAGCCCACCGTCGCCAAGGCCCTCTACGAGCGGGCGTGCGAGGCGCTGCGGCAGCGAGGCCTCGCAGTGGGCACCGGCGTCTTCGCGGCGGACATGAAGGTGGCCCTCGTCAACGACGGGCCCGTCACCCTGCTGCTGGAGAGCCCCGGCCCCGCCGCGCCCAGGGGCTAG
- the dacB gene encoding D-alanyl-D-alanine carboxypeptidase/D-alanyl-D-alanine-endopeptidase: MQVLRARHLVAVLATVSLLLTVAAQAAPASSAEKRADREALRAALMEVLQRAPLKSSRVGVHMQSLDDGSVVFTHNADELLNPASNVKLVTSAAALATLGPEFRYETEFLAEPELAADGKVKTLFVRGRGDPSMTTERLWGIVSELWHAGVREVGDIVVDDSWFDAERTPPGYDQEDSDRAYMAPTGALSLNWNAVAIYVRPGSSPGAKASVEMEPPSDYFIVENLITTGARRARRVSVTSDPSGAQQKIVVRGQVPAERGGAVSVWKKIDNPPMYFGQTLKQLLTTRGVKVKGRVKGGLTPSRARAVFVAQSDTFDVLLKRLNKLSSNFVAEQLLKTMGAELRGQPGSFAKGVEVVEQFLERDVGIQRGTYVMKNGSGLNDANRFSATQLNKLLRYMYERFPFAPEYLSSVPIAGKDGTLKYRFEGSDAVGRLRAKTGTLEGVSALSGYVTSAGGERFSFSMMVNDFAGRAGPIVAGLDALGAAVAATGSSLGPSNAVATLAEGGKATGGVDDVAARIKTYLDLGRQRDPRNIGFLRTAWRSERDPAVRAVLAESLYQSNPHDYLGARTLLDSYSAGGDVFGRLKEVARVLAVEVPGVTSMVELAAGGNTEALARVLELAGAAGTDTQAQTELSVALGEVARTAPEELVVALRAASASDREVSTTLLARALVQTGQADHPFWKSLRRMLGNADPQVAAFAKSLDASLSQKVAEAKAPRPDGSAPVEMVAPAGKASPPGTQRSGALPDARTAETRPGG, translated from the coding sequence GTGCAGGTTCTTCGAGCCAGACACCTCGTGGCCGTGCTGGCCACCGTTTCCCTGCTGCTGACCGTCGCCGCCCAGGCGGCCCCTGCGTCCTCCGCGGAGAAGCGCGCGGACCGCGAGGCCCTGCGCGCGGCGTTGATGGAGGTGCTGCAACGCGCGCCGCTGAAGTCGAGCCGCGTGGGCGTGCACATGCAGAGCCTGGATGATGGCTCCGTGGTGTTCACCCACAACGCGGACGAGCTGCTCAACCCCGCCTCCAACGTGAAGCTCGTGACGTCCGCGGCGGCGCTGGCGACGCTCGGGCCGGAGTTCCGCTACGAGACGGAGTTCCTCGCGGAGCCGGAGCTCGCGGCGGACGGCAAGGTGAAGACGCTCTTCGTGCGCGGCCGGGGCGACCCGTCCATGACGACGGAGCGGCTGTGGGGCATCGTCTCCGAGCTGTGGCACGCGGGCGTGCGCGAGGTGGGCGACATCGTCGTGGACGACTCGTGGTTCGACGCCGAGCGCACGCCGCCCGGCTACGACCAGGAGGACTCGGACCGCGCCTACATGGCGCCCACCGGCGCGCTGAGCCTCAACTGGAACGCGGTGGCCATCTACGTGCGGCCCGGCTCCAGTCCCGGCGCCAAGGCCAGCGTGGAGATGGAGCCGCCCAGCGACTACTTCATCGTGGAGAACCTCATCACCACCGGCGCCCGGCGCGCGCGCCGCGTCTCCGTGACGTCGGACCCGTCCGGGGCGCAGCAGAAAATCGTCGTGCGCGGGCAGGTGCCGGCCGAGCGCGGCGGCGCGGTGAGCGTGTGGAAGAAGATCGACAACCCGCCCATGTACTTCGGCCAGACGCTCAAGCAGCTGCTCACCACGCGGGGCGTGAAGGTGAAGGGGCGGGTGAAGGGCGGGCTGACGCCGTCGCGCGCGCGGGCGGTGTTCGTGGCGCAGTCGGACACCTTCGACGTGCTGCTCAAGCGGCTCAACAAGCTGTCGAGCAACTTCGTCGCCGAACAGCTGCTCAAGACGATGGGCGCCGAGCTGCGCGGCCAGCCGGGCTCTTTCGCCAAGGGCGTGGAGGTGGTGGAGCAGTTCCTGGAGCGCGACGTGGGCATCCAGCGCGGCACGTACGTGATGAAGAACGGCAGCGGCCTGAATGACGCGAACCGCTTCTCCGCCACCCAGCTCAACAAGCTGCTGCGCTACATGTACGAGCGCTTCCCCTTCGCGCCGGAGTACCTGTCCTCGGTGCCCATCGCGGGCAAGGACGGCACGCTGAAGTACCGCTTCGAGGGCAGCGACGCGGTGGGGCGGCTGCGCGCGAAGACGGGCACGCTGGAGGGCGTCTCCGCGCTGAGCGGCTACGTGACGAGCGCGGGCGGCGAGCGCTTCTCCTTCTCCATGATGGTCAATGACTTCGCGGGCCGCGCCGGTCCCATCGTCGCGGGCCTGGACGCGCTCGGCGCGGCGGTGGCCGCCACGGGCTCCAGCCTGGGGCCCTCCAACGCCGTCGCGACCCTGGCGGAGGGCGGCAAGGCCACCGGCGGCGTCGACGACGTGGCCGCCCGCATCAAGACGTACCTGGACCTGGGCCGCCAGCGCGACCCGCGCAACATCGGCTTCCTGCGCACCGCGTGGCGCAGCGAGCGCGACCCCGCGGTGCGCGCGGTGCTCGCCGAGAGCCTCTACCAGTCCAACCCGCACGACTACCTGGGGGCCCGCACGCTGCTCGACAGCTACTCCGCCGGCGGCGACGTGTTCGGCCGCCTGAAGGAGGTGGCCCGCGTGCTGGCGGTGGAGGTGCCGGGCGTGACGTCCATGGTGGAGCTGGCGGCTGGCGGCAACACGGAGGCGCTGGCGCGCGTGCTGGAGCTGGCTGGCGCCGCGGGCACGGACACCCAGGCCCAGACGGAGCTGTCCGTCGCCCTGGGCGAGGTGGCGCGCACCGCCCCGGAGGAGCTCGTGGTCGCGCTGCGCGCGGCGAGCGCCTCCGACCGGGAGGTCTCCACCACGCTGCTGGCCCGCGCGCTGGTGCAGACGGGGCAGGCGGACCACCCCTTCTGGAAGTCCCTGCGCCGCATGCTGGGCAACGCCGACCCGCAGGTGGCCGCCTTCGCCAAGAGCCTGGACGCCTCGCTGTCGCAGAAGGTGGCCGAGGCCAAGGCGCCCCGTCCGGATGGCTCCGCCCCCGTGGAGATGGTGGCGCCCGCCGGCAAGGCGTCTCCGCCCGGCACGCAGCGGTCCGGGGCCCTCCCGGACGCGCGCACCGCGGAGACCCGCCCGGGCGGGTAG